A window from Anomalospiza imberbis isolate Cuckoo-Finch-1a 21T00152 chromosome 30, ASM3175350v1, whole genome shotgun sequence encodes these proteins:
- the LOC137463860 gene encoding olfactory receptor 14J1-like, translating to MCYDRYVSICKPLHYGTLLGSRACAHMAAAAWASAFLNALLHTANTFSLPLCHGNALGQFFCEVPQILKLSCSKSHLRELGLLAVSACFAFGCFVFIVFSYVQIFRAVLRIPSEQGRHKAFSTCLPHLAVVSLFISTAVFAYLKPPSISSPSLDLSVSVLYSVVPPALNPLIYSLRNQELKAAVWTLMTGCFQEH from the coding sequence atgtgctacgaccgctacgtatccatctgcaaacccctgcactacgggaccctcctgggcagcagagcttgtgcccacatggcagcagctgcctgggccagtgcctttctcaatgctctgctgcacacggccaatacattttccctgcccctgtgccatggcaatgccctgggccagttcttctgtgaggtgccccagatcctcaagctctcctgctccaaatctcacctcagggaacttggacttcttgctgttagtgcctgtttcgcatttggttgttttgtgttcattgttttctcctatgtgcagatcttcagggccgtgctgaggatcccctctgagcagggacggcacaaagccttttccacctgcctccctcacctggccgtggtctctctgtttatcagcactgcagtgtttgcctacctgaagcccccctccatctcgtccccatccctggatctgtcagtgtcagttctgtactcagtggtgcctccagccctgaaccccctcatctacagcctgaggaaccaggagctcaaggctgcagtgtggacactgatgactggatgctttcaggaacattaa